From a single Brassica oleracea var. oleracea cultivar TO1000 chromosome C5, BOL, whole genome shotgun sequence genomic region:
- the LOC106295965 gene encoding probable methyltransferase PMT20 isoform X2: MRQKLHCVGKKCLFEISSSKSKSHSYYLLSEVYRIMKNGKQSSQPEKGSSRILSLTVLFIALCGFSFYLGGMFCSERVKIEANDVTSTTTKAVASPMKPTVSPLQIKSVSFPECSSELQDYTPCTDPKRWKRYGVHRLSFLERHCPPVYEKNECLIPPPDGYKPPIRWPKSRDQCWYKNVPYDWINKQKSNQHWLKKEGDKFHFPGGGTMFPRGVSHYVDQMQDLIPEMKDGTVRTAIDTGCGVASWGGDLLDRGILTISLAPRDNHEAQVQFALERGIPAILGVISTQRLPFPSNSFDMAHCSRCLIPWTEFGGIYLLEIHRIVRPGGFWVLSGPPVNYNRRWRGWNTTMEDQKSDYNKLQSLLTSMCFKKYAQKDDIAVWQKLSDKSCYDKIAKNMEAYPPKCDDSIEPDSAWYTPLRPCVVAPTAKVKNSGLGSIPKWPERLNVAPERISDVHGGSASGLKHDDGKWKSRVKHYKNVLPALGTDKIRNVMDMNTVYGGFAAALVKDPVWVMNVVSSHSANTLPVVFDRGLIGTYHDWCEAFSTYPRTYDLLHLDSLFTLESHRCEMKYVLLEMDRILRPGGYVIMRESSYFMDAITMLAKGTRWNCRREETEYAVESEKILVCQKKLWFSSNQTS, translated from the exons ATGCGACAGAAGTTGCACTGTGTTGGAAAAAAGTGTCTCTTCGAGATCTCATCTTCTAAATCTAAATCTCATTCATACTATTTATTGA GTGAGGTCTATAGAATCATGAAGAACGGGAAGCAATCTTCGCAACCCGAAAAAGGTTCTTCTAGGATCTTATCACTCACAGTTCTGTTCATCGCTTTGTGCGGTTTCTCCTTTTATCTCGGTGGTATGTTTTGCTCTGAGAGAGTCAAGATCGAAGCCAACGACGTCACAAGCACCACTACAAAGGCTGTAGCTTCCCCTATGAAACCAACAGTTTCGCCTCTACAAATCAAATCCGTCTCTTTCCCTGAATGCAGCTCAGAATTGCAAGATTACACACCCTGCACCGATCCAAAG AGATGGAAGAGGTACGGTGTACATCGCCTAAGTTTCTTGGAGCGTCACTGTCCTCCAGTTTACGAGAAGAACGAGTGTTTGATCCCACCACCAGACGGGTACAAACCGCCTATAAGATGGCCGAAGAGCAGAGACCAGTGTTGGTACAAGAACGTGCCTTATGATTGGATCAACAAGCAGAAATCAAACCAGCATTGGCTCAAGAAAGAAGGTGACAAGTTCCATTTCCCTGGTGGTGGCACCATGTTTCCACGTGGAGTTAGTCACTACGTTGATCAGATGCAAGATCTGATTCCCGAGATGAAAGACGGTACAGTCAGGACCGCCATTGACACTGGCTGTGGG GTAGCGAGCTGGGGAGGTGATCTTTTGGACCGTGGGATACTAACAATCTCTCTGGCTCCTAGAGATAACCATGAAGCTCAGGTTCAGTTTGCTCTTGAACGTGGGATCCCTGCTATTCTCGGTGTTATCTCTACGCAGCGTCTCCCTTTCCCTTCAAATTCTTTTGATATGGCCCATTGCTCTAGATGTCTCATTCCCTGGACTGAGTTTG GTGGGATCTATTTGCTTGAAATTCACCGGATAGTCCGACCTGGAGGTTTCTGGGTTCTCTCAGGTCCACCAGTGAACTACAACAGACGGTGGCGCGGATGGAACACAACCATGGAAGATCAGAAATCAGACTACAACAAGCTCCAGTCACTTCTAACCTCCATGTGCTTCAAAAAGTACGCACAAAAAGACGACATAGCCGTGTGGCAGAAACTCTCAGACAAATCTTGTTACGACAAGATCGCGAAGAATATGGAAGCTTACCCTCCAAAATGTGACGACAGCATTGAACCTGACTCTGCTTGGTACACTCCCCTCCGTCCCTGCGTGGTTGCACCGACTGCTAAAGTCAAGAACTCTGGACTCGGGTCGATACCGAAATGGCCTGAGAGATTGAACGTAGCACCGGAGAGGATCTCTGATGTTCATGGAGGGAGCGCTAGTGGTTTGAAACACGATGATGGTAAGTGGAAGAGCAGGGTTAAGCATTACAAGAACGTGTTACCAGCTCTTGGGACAGACAAGATAAGGAATGTTATGGATATGAACACGGTTTATGGAGGCTTCGCTGCTGCTCTTGTCAAGGATCCTGTTTGGGTCATGAACGTTGTCTCGTCTCACAGTGCGAATACGCTTCCTGTTGTCTTTGATCGTGGTCTCATCGGCACCTACCACGATTG GTGCGAAGCTTTCTCTACGTATCCAAGAACATATGATCTTCTTCACCTTGACAGCCTTTTTACACTTGAGAGCCACAG GTGTGAGATGAAGTACGTTTTGCTGGAGATGGACCGGATATTGAGACCGGGTGGATATGTAATAATGCGAGAATCGAGTTATTTCATGGACGCAATCACAATGTTGGCCAAGGGGACGAGGTGGAATTGTCGGAGAGAGGAGACTGAGTATGCCGTGGAAAGCGAGAAGATTCTGGTTTGCCAGAAAAAGCTTTGGTTTTCGTCTAACCAAACCTCTTGA
- the LOC106344957 gene encoding pre-mRNA-processing-splicing factor 8-like — protein sequence MGHSLIPQSDLKHSKQTDVGVTHFRSGMSHEEDQLIPNLYRYIQPWESEFIDSQRVWAKYALKRQEAQAKNRRLTLEDLEDSWDRGIPRINTLFQKDRHTLAYDKGRRVRTEFKQYQVLKQNPFWWTHQRHDGKLWNLNNYGTDVIQALGGVEGILEHTLFKGTYFPTWEGLFWEKASGFEESMKYKKLTNAQRSGLNQIPNRRFTLWWSPTINRANVYLGFQIHESVVMDLCHELEALEIETVQKETIHPRKSYKMNSSCADVLLFASGKWPMSKPSLLAESKDAFDQKASNKYWIDVQLRWGGGDYDSHDIERYARAKFMDYTADSMSIYPSPTGVVIGIDLAYNLHSAFGNWFPGSKPLLTQAMNKIMKANPALPALRDRIRKGLQLYSSEPTEPYLSSQNYGEIFNNPIKWFVDDTNKRLGQLAKWKTAEEVATLVRSLPVEEQPKQIIVTRKGMLDPFEVHLLDFPNVVIKGSELQLPFQACLKIEKFGNMILKATEPKMVLFNIYDDWLKSVSSYTCFSRLILILRALHANNEKAKMLLRPDKSVVTEPHHMWPSLTGDQWMKVEVALRDLILSDYAKKNNVNTSALTQSEMRDIIVGAEITPPSQQRQQIAEIEKQASQAVAVTTKTRNVHGDELIVSTVTPYEQAAFNSKTDWRVRAISATNLYLRVNHIYVNSDNVNESGYTYNMPKNLLKRFICVADLRTQIAGYLYGVSAPDNPRVKEIRCVVMKLTQSDGRSDPRGYVPTHYEKVQMLLSVRFLGFYMVPENGSWNYNFMGTKHAVDMKYSVRLGYPKEYFDVEHRPTHFLEFSSMEDVEMAEGDREDIFG from the exons ATGGGTCATAGTTTGATCCCACAAAGCGACCTTAAGCACAGCAAGCAGACAGACGTTGGTGTAACCCACTTTAGAAGCGGGATGAGCCATGAGGAAGATCAGCTCATACCAAACTTGTACCGTTACATACAGCCATGGGAAAGCGAGTTTATCGACTCACAGCGCGTGTGGGCAAAGTATGCTTTAAAGAGGCAGGAAGCGCAGGCCAAAAACAGGCGTCTTACATTAGAAGATCTTGAAGACTCTTGGGATAGGGGCATCCCTCGTATAAACACACTGTTCCAGAAAGATAGGCACACGCTAGCGTACGACAAAGGCCGGAGGGTCCGGACCGAGTTTAAGCAGTACCAAGTCCTTAAACAAAACCCTTTCTGGTGGACGCACCAGAGGCACGACGGGAAGCTGTGGAACTTGAACAACTACGGAACCGATGTTATCCAAGCTCTTGGAGGCGTCGAGGGCATTCTCGAGCATACGCTCTTCAAGGGAACGTATTTCCCTACGTGGGAGGGTCTTTTCTGGGAGAAGGCATCTGGTTTCGAGGAGTCGATGAAGTACAAGAAGCTGACGAACGCGCAGAGGTCTGGTCTGAACCAGATTCCTAACAGGAGATTCACTCTCTGGTGGTCGCCCACGATTAACCGGGCGAATGTTTACTTGGGTTTCCAG ATCCACGAGAGTGTAGTCATGGATCTTTGCCATGAGCTGGAGGCTTTGGAGATAGAAACTGTGCAGAAGGAGACGATTCATCCAAGGAAGAGTTATAAGATGAACAGCTCTTGCGCTGACGTTCTTCTATTCGCTTCAGGTAAATGGCCAATGTCGAAACCTAGCCTGCTCGCCGAGTCAAAAGACGCCTTCGACCAGAAGGCGAGTAACAAGTACTGGATCGATGTGCAGCTTCGATGGGGAGGGGGAGATTATGACTCCCACGATATTGAGCGTTACGCCAGGGCCAAGTTTATGGACTACACAGCGGATAGCATGTCTATCTATCCGTCTCCGACCGGGGTAGTGATTGGGATTGATCTTGCGTACAACTTGCACTCCGCATTTGGTAATTGGTTTCCTGGTTCGAAGCCTCTTCTTACTCAAGCGATGAATAAGATTATGAAGGCGAATCCGGCTCTACCCGCGTTGAGGGATAGGATAAGGAAAGGCTTGCAGCTATACTCGTCCGAGCCCACGGAGCCGTATTTGTCATCTCAAAACTATGGGGAGATATTCAATAATCCGATTAAATGGTTTGTGGATGATACCAAT AAGCGTCTTGGACAGTTGGCGAAATGGAAAACTGCTGAAGAGGTTGCTACGCTTGTGAGGTCTCTCCCTGTTGAAGAACAGCCGAAGCAAATCATTGTTACACGTAAAGGAATGTTGGATCCGTTCGAGGTTCACTTGCTGGACTTCCCAAACGTTGTTATCAAGGGAAGCGAGCTTCAGCTTCCGTTCCAGGCTTGTCTCAAGATTGAGAAGTTCGGCAATATGATTCTGAAGGCGACGGAGCCGAAGATGGTTTTGTTCAATATCTATGATGATTGGTTGAAGAGTGTTTCTTCTTATACCTGCTTTTCGAGACTTATTCTAATCCTACGCGCGCTTCATGCGAATAACGAGAAGGCTAAGATGCTGTTAAGGCCAGACAAGTCTGTTGTCACTGAGCCGCATCACATGTGGCCATCACTCACTGGTGACCAGTGGATGAAGGTGGAGGTAGCACTAAGAGATTTAATCCTTTCTGACTACGCGAAGAAGAACAACGTCAACACTTCCGCTCTGACGCAATCAGAGATGAGAGATATTATTGTAGGAGCTGAGATCACTCCACCCTCTCAGCAGAGGCAACAAATAGCTGAGATTGAGAAACAAGCCAGCCAGGCTGTTGCAGTTACAACGAAAACGAGAAACGTTCATGGAGACGAGCTCATCGTCTCCACCGTCACACCCTACGAGCAAGCTGCGTTTAACTCCAAGACGGACTGGCGCGTGCGTGCAATATCAGCAACCAACCTCTACCTAAGAGTCAACCACATCTACGTGAACTCAGACAACGTAAACGAGTCCGGATACACGTACAACATGCCGAAGAACCTCCTGAAGAGGTTCATATGCGTAGCGGATCTCCGCACCCAAATCGCTGGATACTTGTACGGTGTCAGCGCCCCGGATAACCCTCGAGTGAAGGAGATCCGTTGCGTTGTGATG AAGCTGACTCAAAGTGACGGGAGGAGCGATCCTCGGGGTTACGTTCCAACGCATTATGAGAAGGTTCAGATGCTGTTGAGTGTTCGTTTTCTTGGGTTTTATATGGTTCCTGAAAACGGATCTTGGAACTATAATTTTATGGGAACGAAGCATGCGGTGGATATGAAGTACAGCGTCAGACTTGGATACCCGAAGGAGTACTTTGACGTGGAGCATCGACCTACTCATTTCTTGGAGTTTAGTAGCATGGAGGATGTTGAAATGGCCGAGGGAGATCGAGAGGACATCTTTGGTTGA
- the LOC106295965 gene encoding probable methyltransferase PMT20 isoform X1: MKNGKQSSQPEKGSSRILSLTVLFIALCGFSFYLGGMFCSERVKIEANDVTSTTTKAVASPMKPTVSPLQIKSVSFPECSSELQDYTPCTDPKRWKRYGVHRLSFLERHCPPVYEKNECLIPPPDGYKPPIRWPKSRDQCWYKNVPYDWINKQKSNQHWLKKEGDKFHFPGGGTMFPRGVSHYVDQMQDLIPEMKDGTVRTAIDTGCGVASWGGDLLDRGILTISLAPRDNHEAQVQFALERGIPAILGVISTQRLPFPSNSFDMAHCSRCLIPWTEFGGIYLLEIHRIVRPGGFWVLSGPPVNYNRRWRGWNTTMEDQKSDYNKLQSLLTSMCFKKYAQKDDIAVWQKLSDKSCYDKIAKNMEAYPPKCDDSIEPDSAWYTPLRPCVVAPTAKVKNSGLGSIPKWPERLNVAPERISDVHGGSASGLKHDDGKWKSRVKHYKNVLPALGTDKIRNVMDMNTVYGGFAAALVKDPVWVMNVVSSHSANTLPVVFDRGLIGTYHDWCEAFSTYPRTYDLLHLDSLFTLESHRCEMKYVLLEMDRILRPGGYVIMRESSYFMDAITMLAKGTRWNCRREETEYAVESEKILVCQKKLWFSSNQTS; the protein is encoded by the exons ATGAAGAACGGGAAGCAATCTTCGCAACCCGAAAAAGGTTCTTCTAGGATCTTATCACTCACAGTTCTGTTCATCGCTTTGTGCGGTTTCTCCTTTTATCTCGGTGGTATGTTTTGCTCTGAGAGAGTCAAGATCGAAGCCAACGACGTCACAAGCACCACTACAAAGGCTGTAGCTTCCCCTATGAAACCAACAGTTTCGCCTCTACAAATCAAATCCGTCTCTTTCCCTGAATGCAGCTCAGAATTGCAAGATTACACACCCTGCACCGATCCAAAG AGATGGAAGAGGTACGGTGTACATCGCCTAAGTTTCTTGGAGCGTCACTGTCCTCCAGTTTACGAGAAGAACGAGTGTTTGATCCCACCACCAGACGGGTACAAACCGCCTATAAGATGGCCGAAGAGCAGAGACCAGTGTTGGTACAAGAACGTGCCTTATGATTGGATCAACAAGCAGAAATCAAACCAGCATTGGCTCAAGAAAGAAGGTGACAAGTTCCATTTCCCTGGTGGTGGCACCATGTTTCCACGTGGAGTTAGTCACTACGTTGATCAGATGCAAGATCTGATTCCCGAGATGAAAGACGGTACAGTCAGGACCGCCATTGACACTGGCTGTGGG GTAGCGAGCTGGGGAGGTGATCTTTTGGACCGTGGGATACTAACAATCTCTCTGGCTCCTAGAGATAACCATGAAGCTCAGGTTCAGTTTGCTCTTGAACGTGGGATCCCTGCTATTCTCGGTGTTATCTCTACGCAGCGTCTCCCTTTCCCTTCAAATTCTTTTGATATGGCCCATTGCTCTAGATGTCTCATTCCCTGGACTGAGTTTG GTGGGATCTATTTGCTTGAAATTCACCGGATAGTCCGACCTGGAGGTTTCTGGGTTCTCTCAGGTCCACCAGTGAACTACAACAGACGGTGGCGCGGATGGAACACAACCATGGAAGATCAGAAATCAGACTACAACAAGCTCCAGTCACTTCTAACCTCCATGTGCTTCAAAAAGTACGCACAAAAAGACGACATAGCCGTGTGGCAGAAACTCTCAGACAAATCTTGTTACGACAAGATCGCGAAGAATATGGAAGCTTACCCTCCAAAATGTGACGACAGCATTGAACCTGACTCTGCTTGGTACACTCCCCTCCGTCCCTGCGTGGTTGCACCGACTGCTAAAGTCAAGAACTCTGGACTCGGGTCGATACCGAAATGGCCTGAGAGATTGAACGTAGCACCGGAGAGGATCTCTGATGTTCATGGAGGGAGCGCTAGTGGTTTGAAACACGATGATGGTAAGTGGAAGAGCAGGGTTAAGCATTACAAGAACGTGTTACCAGCTCTTGGGACAGACAAGATAAGGAATGTTATGGATATGAACACGGTTTATGGAGGCTTCGCTGCTGCTCTTGTCAAGGATCCTGTTTGGGTCATGAACGTTGTCTCGTCTCACAGTGCGAATACGCTTCCTGTTGTCTTTGATCGTGGTCTCATCGGCACCTACCACGATTG GTGCGAAGCTTTCTCTACGTATCCAAGAACATATGATCTTCTTCACCTTGACAGCCTTTTTACACTTGAGAGCCACAG GTGTGAGATGAAGTACGTTTTGCTGGAGATGGACCGGATATTGAGACCGGGTGGATATGTAATAATGCGAGAATCGAGTTATTTCATGGACGCAATCACAATGTTGGCCAAGGGGACGAGGTGGAATTGTCGGAGAGAGGAGACTGAGTATGCCGTGGAAAGCGAGAAGATTCTGGTTTGCCAGAAAAAGCTTTGGTTTTCGTCTAACCAAACCTCTTGA